Sequence from the Kribbella aluminosa genome:
GGTTCCTGACCCGGCGGGCCGGTGGGGAGACGCCGAGTACGTCGGCGATCGGGTTCGGCATGGTGCTGCACACGCTGGCCGACGCGGTCGCGACCGGGACGCTGCCGCCGTCGGTCGACGAGCTGAACGGGTGGCTGGACAAGGTGTGGACGCAGCTCGAGTTCGAGTCGCCGTGGATCTCGGACCGGGAGCGGGCCGAGGCGGAGCTGGCGCTCCGGCGGTTCGTCGCCTGGCATCAGGGACGGCCGGATCGCACGCTGGTCGGCACCGAGGTGGACTTCGACGTACTGCTGCCGGACGAGGAGAATCCGTCGGTCCGGGTGAAGGGCCGGATGGACCGGGTCGAGACGGATCCGGAGGGTACGGTCCGGGTGGTCGACCTGAAGACCGGGCGGAACATCCCGACCAAGCCGGCGCTGGCGCGGCACGTGCAGCTGGCGATCTACCAGCGCGCGATCAACTCCCGCCAGCTGAAGAAGCTCGGCGAGAACGCGACCGCCGGCGGCGCCGAGCTGGTCCAGCTCCGCCACGACGACAACGGCGGCTTCCCGAAGGTCCAGCACCAGGGCCCACTGGACGCCGACGAGGACGGCAGGACCTGGCTCGACGAGGCGATCGATGATGCCGAGAAGCTGATCCGCTCCGAAGATTTCGTCGCCACCCGCAACGACGGCTGCGCCCGCTGCGAAGCCCGCGCGCTCTGCCCGATCCAGCCCGAAGGCCGGGAGATCGTGTGATGAGCGCGGTCGTCGGTGCCCAGGTGCTGGGGGCGTGCACCCCCTGCGGGGGCCAGGGACAGGAAATCGCGTGTCTCCGGTCCCCAGTTCCTGTGCAAGGGTCCAGTTGGTGGTTGGTTCGGGAGGGGGCGCGGTGACGCGGGTCGAGCTGAGGTCCACGTCGGAGCTGTGCGATCTGCTGGGGATTCCGTTCTCGGATCAGCAGCTGGCTGCTATTACCGCTCCGTTGGCGCCGGGCGTGATCGTGGCCGGCGCGGGGTCGGGGAAGACGACCGCGATGGCGGCGCGGGTGGTGTGGCTGATCTGTACGGGGCAGGTGCAGCCGGAGGAAGTGCTCGGGCTGACCTTCACTAAGAAGGCGGCGAACGAGCTCGACGTCCGGATCCGCGAGGACCTGACCAAGGCGGGCGTACTCGGCTCGACGCTGCCCAAGGAGCAGTACCCGATCCTCGCCGCGCACCTGCGCAGCAACATCCCGAACTGGGAGCCCGAGGAGCCGGGCGAGCCGGTCGTCTCGACGTACCACGCCTTCGCGGGCACGCTGATCGCCGAGCACGGGCTGCGGCTCGGCCTCGAGCCGGACTCGCGGGTGCTCGCGGACGCCACCCGGTTCCAGCTCGCCGGTCGCGTCGTACGCCGGTCCGCCGGGCCGATCCGGTTCGCGTCCCACCATGTGCCGACGCTCGTCAACAGCCTGCTCGCCCTCGACGGTGAGCTCGCCGACCACCTGCTCCGTCCGGACGACATCCGCGAGCACGACGACGCCGTACGGCTGGAGGTCGCCGCCGCGCGGAAGCAGACTGTCGAAGTACGCAAGCTCGCCGAGACCGCGTTGAAGCGTGGGGAGATCCTGCAGCTCGTCGAGGAGTACCAGACGTACAAGGGGGAGCGCGGCGTCGTCGACTTCGCCGATCAGATGGCGCTCGGCGCGCGGCTGGCGGAGGAGTGCCCGGAGGTCGCGGCCGTCGAGCGCGCGCGGTACAAGGTGGTGCTGCTGGACGAGTACCAGGACACCTCCGTGTCGCAGCGGCGGATGCTCACCGCGTTGTTCGCCGCCGGTGACGGTCGCGGGCATCCGGTGACCGCGGTCGGCGACCCGTGCCAGGCGATCTACGGCTGGCGCGGCGCGTCCGTCGCGAACCTGGACGAGTTCCCGTCGCATTTCCCGCAGGCCGACGGCTCGCCGGCTTCGCGTTATGTGCTGAGTGTCAACCGCCGCTCCGGCAGCCGCATCCTCGCCGCCGCGAACCAGCACGCGGCCGAGCTGTACGAACGACACCCCGGCGTGATCCCGCTCGAGGCACCCGACAACGCCCCCGAGGGCGCGATCACCGTCGGACTGTTCGAGACGCGCTCGGAGGAGATCGAGTGGGTCGCGGACGCGATCGTCTCCGCCCACCGCACCCGCAACCGCCGCTGGAAGGACATCGGCGTCCTGATGCGGACGAACGTCGACCTCAGCGCGGTCCACGAGGCGCTGATCGCGCGCAAGGTCCCGGTCGAGGTCGTCGGCCTCGGCGGACTGCTCGCGCTGCCCGAGGTCGTCGACGTGGTCGCGACCCTGCAGGCCGTCAACGACCTCACTGCGAACGCCGCGATGCTGCGGATCCTGACCGGCCCGCGGTACCGGATCGGCCACCGCGATCTCGCCCTGCTCGCCAACCGCGCCCGGATGCTCGCCGACGCCGGCTCGCATCAGGCCGACGACCTGGTGTCCGCCCTGGATGCCGCCGTCGCCGGGATGGACTCGACCGAGGTCAGCTCGCTCGCCGAGGCCGTCGACGATCCGGGGCCGCTGGAGTACGCGCCGGAAGCCCTGGTGCGCTTCAAGGAACTGTCGACCGAGCTGCGCGAGCTGCGCGCGCATGCGGGCGAGCCGTTGCTGGATCTGGTCCGCCGGGTGATCAGCACGATCGGCCTCGACGTCGAGCTGACCGCGACCCCTGACCACGTCGACGCCGGCCGCCGCGACCACCTCGCCGCGTTCCTGGATGCGGTCGGCAACTTCGTGTCGACCGAGTCCGACGGTTCGCTCGACGGTCTGCTCGCGTACCTGGCCGCCGAGGAGGAGTACGCCGCCGGTCTCGATCTCGCCGTACCGAGCGAAGCCGATTCGGTGAAGCTGCTGACCACGCACCGGTCGAAGGGTCTCGAATGGCCGATCGTGTTCGTGCCGACGCTGGTGGCGAAGGTGTTCCCGTCGGACCGCGGCCGGGACAAGTGGACGACGAACGCGAAGGTGCTGCCGTGGCCGCTGCGCGGTGACGCGGACACGCTGCCGGACATCCACGACCTGACGAACGCCGGGCTCAAGGTGTTCGCCGACGAGTGCAAGGACATGAACGCGCTGGAGGAGCGCCGGCTCGGGTACGTCGCCTTCACACGCGCGAAGGAGTTGTTGGTCGCGACCGGTCACTGGTGGGGCCCGACGCAGAAGCGGCCGCGCGGACCCTCGTCGTACCTGTCGGCGTTGAAGCAGCACGCCGGCGAGCGCGTGGTGGCGTGGGCCGAGCAACCCGACCTGTCGGACGAGAACCCGGAGCTCGCCGAGCAGACCCAGGCGCCGTGGCCGGCGCCGTACGACCGGGACTCGTTCCAGCGCCGTCTCGACTCGGCCGCCCTGGTGCAGCAGGCGCGCGCCGAGGGGCCGTCGCCGGATGCCGAGGAGTCGCTGCTGCTCGACGAACAGGCGACGGTCGCGCGCTGGGACTCCGAGCTCGAGCGATTGTTGTCGGAGGCAAGGGAAAGCCGGAGCCGGAAGGCGTACGACGTGACGCTGCCGGTTGCGCTCTCCGCGACCCAGCTGATGCGACTCGCGAAGGACCCGAACGGCCTGGCCGCGGACCTCGCCCGCCCGATGCCCCGCAAACCCAACCGGGCGGCCCGTTTCGGCACCCGCTTCCACGCGTGGGTGGAGAGCTACTTCGGCCAGCAGCTACTGCTCGACCCCGACGACCTTCCCGGCGCCGCGGACGAGGACATCGTCGACGACACGGACCTCACCGACCTGATGGACGCCTTCCGCGACGGCCCCTTCGGCGACACCACGCCGTACGAGATCGAGGCCCCCTTCGCCCTGGCCCTCGACGGCCGGGTCATCCGCGGCCGCATCGACGCCGTCTACCAGGTAGTCCGCCCCGACGGCTCCCGCGGCTACGACGTCATCGACTGGAAAACCACCCGCGGCGAAACCGCCGACCCCCTCCAACTGGCCATCTACCGAGTCGCCTGGTCCGAACTCCTCAACATCCCCCTCACCCAAATCACCGCCGCCTTCTACTACGTCCGCACCGGCGACATAATCCGCCCCGACTCCCTCCCCGACAAACAACAACTCACCAACCTCCTGAACGGCTGACCTCGACCCGCACGGGATCAACCGTGCGCGTGGTCGACACGATGACCTCAACAGCAAGCGCCAACTCCTCGACCCACCGCGTCGTACTGTCCTCGTACGGCACACCAACAGATCTGGGACCACCGCGCACCTACGTCCGGGCCGCGTCGAGGCCAGCAGTCGTGAATGCACCGGGTCCGATCGGGACCCTGCACCAGGCGGAGACCGTCGCGGGAGGGCAGATGAGCATCTGCCCCAGGTTGCCCCGAGCGCCGGACTGCTCGCCGTGGTGAGTGGCTAGTGCAGTCGGAACAGGTCGGCCGGGACGATCCGCACCGGGAAGGGCATCGTCGCGTCGAAGATGTTCTCGCCGTGAACGACATCTCGCTCGACGTACGCACCGTCCATCAGTTCGAGCACGGTGAGGCTCTCTTTGTCCGGATCCAGGATCCAGTAGGAGCGAACGCCGGCCTGCTCGTAGACTCCCCCCTTCAGCAGGAGGTCGAGCATTCTCGAACTCGGGGAGAGAATCTCGACGGCGAGGAGCAGCGGCCTCTCGGCGTGCTGCGGATTTGTATCGCCTGGACCGCAAACCAGCACGTCAGGCTGCAACGAGCGCTCCGATGTCGGCTGGTAATCGAACGGTGCCTGGAAGATGTCCAGTCCGCCGGGCGACGCAAGTTTCAGCTGGAAGTGCAATTCTGCGGCAGCTCGCTGGTGGATCCGCGAGGGCCCGGGAGTCACGTACAGCCCACCATCGATGATCTCACGCCGCCTGCCGTCGTCGGGCGCGCTGTCGAGGTAGGCCAAGGTGTAGGGCCCCGACTCAAGTGGTTCCACGGACACAATGGTGCCTCCTTCTCGGTCACAGGACCAGCATGGCGCCGCGTGGTTGGTGGTTGGCGCCGTTTGGGCGATCTGCCCCGGGTTGCCCCGTGATCTGCCCCGTGATGCCCTGGTCTGGTCATTTGGTGAGGAGTGCGGGGATGAGAGTGATGGGAAAGGGGCGGGTGGTTTCGTGGGTCTCTTCGGACTGGATGACGGCTTGGCAGGTGTAGCCGGTGGGGGTTAGTTCGAGGACGGTCAGTTCTTGGCTGGTGGGGTCCAGGAGCCAGTAGGACGGGATCTGGTGGGTCTCGTAGAGGAGGCGTTTGAGGACTACGTCGGTGGTGCGGGTGGTGGGGGAGATGACCTCGACCGCAAGCACGGGTGGATCGGTGACGGGGGCGTTGCGGTGGCAGACCAGGAGGTCGGGGCGGAGGGTGGTGGTGGGGGTCGGGCGGAACGGGAGGGATCCGTCGGTCACCAGCAGGTGCGGTGGGCAGGCGTGTTTCAGCTGGACCATCAGGGCGATCACGGCCGCGTGGTGGGCGGGTGGTTGGGGTCCGGTGACCAGGAGGCGGCCGTCGACGATTTCGTAGCGGCGGCCGTCTCGGGTGGCTTCTGCTGTCGGCACCACACCAGCGTGGACTAGGTCGTCGTACCGCCGCTGGAGTTATCCACAGGGCAGTGGGTTGTCCAACGTGCCGACGAACTGCAAGGAGCCGGCGACGTCGGTCAGGTCGACCATCTGCTGGTTGTTGCGGAGCTGCAGCCGGTTGAGGCAGGAGAGTGCGAACGACGGTGCGAAGATGTCGTACTTCGCGAACGCCTCCGCCAGTTCGGGTGTCGCCGCCTGGTAGTCGCGGATCGACGACGCCACCACCGCCCAGAACTCGTCCACGGTCAGCACTCCCTCGCGGTCCAGCAGCGGCGCGAGGAACCGGAAGATGCAGTCGAAGACGTCGGTGAAGATCGACAGCAGCTTCTCGTCGTCCGGTACGTCGGCCCGCACCCGCTCCGCCTCGGCCGGTACCTCGGTCGACGGACTCAGTACGGCGATCTCCTCCGCGATGTCCTTCATCACGACCCGGATCGGGATCGCGTCCCGCAGTACCAGGATGAGGTTCTCCCCGTGCGGCATGAACACCAGCTCGTACGCGTAGAAGCTGTGCAGCAACGGGATCAGGTACGCGTCGACGTACGCCCGTACCCAGTCCGCCGGCGCCAACCCGGATGCGCGCACCAACGCGGCCGCCAACGAAGCACCATGCCGATCGACGTGCAGCAACGACGCCATCGTCGCCAGCCGTTCGCCGGGCTCCAGCGACGGCAGCGGGCTTTCCCGCCAGAGCGCAGACAGCATCTTCCGGTACGGCGACGTGGTGTCCGTCGCGTTCTCGTAGTACCGGTTGTGGTACCCGACCGCGGCGATCTCCCGCAGCACGCTGAACCCGTACCGCTTGAAAACAAGGTCGTTCGAGACGACCGCATGCACCCAGTCGTTGATCGCCGGCGTCGCGGCCATGTACGACGGCGACAGCCCGCGCATGAATCCCATGTTCAGCACCGACAACGCGGTCTTCACGTAGCACCGGGCCGGATCCGACCGGTTGAAGAACGTCCGGATCGACTGCTGCGGTTGATAGACATCCTCCGTCGATCCGAGATGAACGATATGCCGCAAAGCAATGTCGGCCGCGAACGTGATCGAGGTCTTGTTGTCCCACTGCCACGGATGAACGGGCATGTACACGTAGTCACCAGGATCGGCGGCCGCGGCGAACCGCGCAAGCACGTCCGCACCCAACTCCGACCGCTGCAACTCGTCGAACGTCAACGACGAGCTGCAGGACACCGTTGTCCGGTCCCGCCGGGTCGCGATCCACGTCAGCTGCACGCCCGCGCCGGTCTCGGGCGCATACGCGAGATAGTCCGACAGCCCGAACCCGAGCCGCCCGTTGTTCGCCACGAAACACGGATGCCCTTCGGTCATCGCGGCCTCGATCGTCTGGAAGTCCGCGCCGACCAGGTCCGCCGCGGTCAGATCGGGTTTCGACAACTTGTACGCCGCCGACGCCAGCGTGCTGCTGATCTCCTCCAGGTACACGGGCAGCATCTCGCGCCGGATCCCGAGCTCCTCATGGAACTCGGTGATGAACTCCAACGCATCCACGGGTAGCCCGTCGTCGCGCACCACCGAGGAGATGTCCCAATGATTCAAGGGATAACGCCGGGCCATGAAACGGAACCGGCCGACAACGTACTCATTGCCATCGGCAACAGGCGAGAGAATGCGTTCGTGCGTGAACTCCGCCAGCGCTTTCCGCACCAATGCCTCGTTGACCACGGACCACGTATCCATCAGCCGGCCTCGTTCATCCGCAGCGCGTCGGCGTACTGGTCCCGCGTGCAGAAACTCAACCACGCCTGCTTGTCCGGCAACGCCACGATGCTGTGCTTGCGGAATCCCATCCGCGCATTCAGCGCCTGGATCTTCGAGTTCCGTACGTCGGGTTCGACCACCACCCGATCCACCAGCGGATCGCTGAACAGGCTGTCCATGATCGTCTCGAACACCGCACCGGTGAATCCGGCGATCGGCGCGACCGGCGGCCCGACCAGTACGTGCATCCCGACATCGCCCGGCGCTACGTCGTACACCTGACCGACTGGGTCGTGCGCCGGCGCGTACCGCTCCATCAGGAACGCGGGCCGCCCGTCGTGCTCGCCGAGGAACGCGCGGTGATGCCCAGTCGCGGCGATCCGCTGGTACTCCGCGTGCACGTCGGCGACCGACGCGTTCAGCAGCCCCCAGTACCGCGCGTACGGCTGGGTGACCCAGCTGTGCAGCGTGCGTACGTCGGCGCCGAGGTCGAACGGCCGGAGGCTGAGGGTGCCGAGTCCGGCGACGAACCGCCGGTGCGTCGGCTCGGGCAGTGCTCTGGGCATAGCAACTCCAATGGGCGGCGGACTTAGCTAAGGCTTACCTTACTAAACGTCAGGGTGGATTCATCAAGTAGTCCGCGAGGCGGATGCGTCACACTGCGAGTCCTGCCTACCTTGGTGACATGTTGATCGCAGAGGACGTGCTGCTGCTCCTGTACGACGACCAGACCGGCAAGCCGATCACCGGATCCCCCGGGCTGGACTTCGCGCTGGCCGGAGCGGTGCTGATCGAGTTGACGCTGCAGCAGAAGCTGGACATCACCACGGAGGGCAAGGTCGGGCGGCTGCAGGTGCTGGACGGCGCCCCGACCGGTGACCCGATCCTGGACGAGCGCTTGTCGCACCTGGTCGACAAGCCGGGCAAGAAGCCCAAGGACCAGATCAAGCCGCTCTCCAAGCACCTGCGCGACCAGTTGCTCGCCAGGCTCGCCCAGAGAGGCGTACTCGAAGCAGAGCAGGGCAAGGTGCTCGGGCTGTTCCCCGTGACTCGCTGGCCGGCCAAGGATGCGCGGCACGAGCTGGAGGTGCGCGCTCAACTGGAGAGCGTGCTCACCCAGGGCCTGGCGCCCGACCAGCGCACCGCTGCGCTCATTGCCCTGCTCAGTGCGCTGAACGTCGTACCGAAGGTCATCACCGACTCGGTGGATACCCGTGCGCTCAAGCAGCGTGCAAAGGAGATCGCTGACTCCGACTGGGCGGCCGCTGCAGTCAAGAAGGCAGTCGCCGAGATGCAGGCCGCCGTAACAGCAGCCATCGTGGTTTCTGCAACCGCAGGAGCCTCAGCCAGCAGCTAGCCGGGCCTTGATGTCCGGCTTGACCACCTTGCCGACCTTGGAGCGTGGCAGGTCGGCCCAGACCAGGACCTCCTTCGGTGCCTTGACGCTGCCGATGCGGGCTTTCGCGAACGCGATCAGCTCGGCAGTGTCCACCGAAGCGCCCGGCTGCAGCTGTACGACGGCCACGACCCGCTCGCCCCACTTCTCGTCGGGCTGACCGATCACAGCACAGTCCTGGACGGCCGCGTGCGCCATCAGCGCCTGCTCGACCTCGGTGGAGTACACGTTGAAGCCGCCGGTGATGATCATGTCCTTCGCCCGGTCGACGATGTAGAGGTAGTTGTCGTCGTCCAGGTACCCGATGTCGCCGGTGTGGTGCCAGCCGTAGGCCGACGCGGCCGCCGTGGCGTCGGGGTCGTGGTAGTACCCCTTCATCACCAGCGATCCGCGGACCACGATCTCGCCGCGTTCGCCGTGCGGCAGCAGCGCGCCGTCCGCACCCATGATCGCGACGGTGACCAGTGGTGCCGGCCGCCCGGCCGACGAGAGCCGATCGAGGGCAATGCTGCCCGCGGCATCGAAGTGCGCGGCCGGCGGCAACATCGAGATCATCATCGGCGCCTCGGTCTGCCCGAACAGCTGCGCCATCACCGGACCGATCCGGCGCAGCGCCTCCTCGAGACGGGCGACCGACATCGGCGCAGCGCCGTACCAGAAGCACTGCAGCGACGAGAGGTCCGTGGAGTCGAGCTCAGGCGCCGCCAGCGCCATGTAGATCAGCGTCGGCGGCAGGAACGTGTGCGTCACCCTGTGCCGCGGTATCAGCTCCAGGAACGCATGCACGTCGGGAGCGCGCATGATCACGATCTCGCCGCCGGACGCGAGCACGGGGAAGCACAGCACGCCTGCTGCGTGCGTGAGCGGTGCCAGCGCCAGGTAGACAGGCCGCGCGCCGAACGGGTACCCCATGAGCGTCAGTGCGGTCATCGTCTCCAGGTTGGAGTTGCCGAGCATGACTCCCTTCGGGCGTCCCGTCGTACCTCCGGTGCCGACGATCATCGCCAGGTCGTCGGGGGAGGTCAGGTCAGGCGCCGGCTGGGACGCGCCCCCGCGGAACGCGTCCCAGCCGACAGTTCTCCGGCCAGCAGGGTGGGGGGTGAGGCCGGAGGTCTCTGCGTCGAGACACACGAAGGTGTGCACCTTCGGCAGTGCGTCCCGGATGCGGTCCACCAGCGGCGCGAACGCCGCCTGGTAGATCAGTACTTCGCAGTCGAACTGGTCGAGCAGCTCCCGGTTCTCGGCCGCCTCGTTGCGCGGGTTGATCGGGCACCAGACCGCACCGGCCCGGCTGATCCCGAACACGCAACTGAACGCCACCGGGTCGTTCGCCGACAGGATCGCGACCTTCCCGCCGGGCCGTACGCCGGTCGCCGCCAGCGCTCCCGCAACGACGTACGAGAGCTGCTGTACGTCGGCGTACGTGAGCGTCTCGCCGTCCGTGGTCAGACAGGCAGCGTCCGGCGCGAGCGAGGCGCCCTTGTCCAGGTACTCGACCAGTCGCATCAGCGTTGAACCGTGAGTTGCGGCTCCGACACCAGCCCGAAGCCCCGCAGTACCCCGAGCAGCTCGCGGTGACCGAAGGCCTGGCACCCACTCGCAAAGCCGACCCGCTTCGGTGGCGTCTGCAGCAGCGAGTACGCCGCGTACGCCTGGAGCAGGCCGGTCTGCTGGTAGTTGCTGTTGCCGTGGATGACACAGTGCGCCCGCCCGAGCGGCCCTGACGCGTGGACCGAGTCCAGCGACTTGTTGACGCGCGGGTTCTCCCGTGGCGGCATCTGGTTCGTCACCTGACGTGCTGTCTCGGTGAGAGCCGCGTTGCGGTCGTCGGGCGCCATGTCCTTCGTGGCTTCCAGTGCAGCCGCAACGATCTGCGGTACGCCGTTCATGAGCGCAGCGTTGAACACACCGCCCTGTGCCTTGCAGTTCGCGACCCGTGGATCCCGCTTGAACCAGACAGGGTGAGAGGTACCTCCCCAGGGCAGTGACAACGCCAGCTCGTGCTGCCCAGGTACGACGAGTGGTACTAGCCCCTGCTCCGGGAACTCGACGTACGCGTTCTGGTCGAGGTAGTGCGCCTTGGACGTCGCAGCGTTCACCAGGATCGTGCGGGTCGAGGCGATCGTCGGACTGCCTCCCCAGAACACTGCGATGTCGAGCGTGTCCAGCCCAGGCTCCTCCAGGCACAGCTGCGCAGCGATCTCACCAGTGGTGTACATCTGCGCGACACCAGGTGCCAGCAGTAGACCTGCTTCTGCGAACTGTGCTCCGTACTTCTCGTCGCAGGTGATCAGCCAGTCCTGCTCGCCGGAGGTGTCCGTGTAGTGCGCACCTGCTGCGAGAGCTGCCTCTACTGCAGCAGGGCCGAGCTCACTGAACGGGCCGACGGTGTTGAGCACCACCGAGGCGCCGTTGAACAGTTCTGTCAGCGCTGCGACGTCATGGTCGACAGCAGCGATCTCGTAGTCCGCGGTCTCGATGCCGGGGACGTTGGACTCCATCGACGCCTTCAGCTTGTCTTCACTACGCCCGGCTGCGACGAACGGCACGTGATAATGACGTAAGTACTCACAGACCAGGCGCCCGGTGTAGCCCGAGGCTCCGTACACAACCACAGGTTTCGTAGCCATCACATCCCCATTCCGCCGTCGACCGGCAGGCCGATGCCGGTGATGAACCGGGCCTCGTTCGACGCCAGGAAGACGACCGCGTCGGCCATGTCCGAGACCTCGCCGAGCCGGCCGGCCGGAGTCAGCCCGATGACCGCGGCGACCGCGGCGTCCGGCGATTCGAACAGCCCGAGCTGCGCCACGTCGTTCGCCAGCCCGGCGCCCATCGCGGTCGGCACCAGCCCGGGATAGATGCAGTTGACGCGTACGCCGTACCCGAGCTTGCCGGACTCCATCGCCGCGACCCGGGTGAGCCGGTCGACCGCGGACTTGGTCGCGGAGTACACCGCGATGCCGGGGAACGCGATCGTGGCCGCGACCGACGAGACGTTGATGATCGCGCCGCCCTGACCGGCGAGCCCTTCGGGCCGCATCGTGCGCAGGCCCCACTTGATGCCGAGCGTGGTGCCGAGCACGTTCACCTCGAGCATCTTGCGGATCTGGTCGGCGGTGACCTCGGTGAGCAGGCTGGTGATCTCCACCCCCGCGTTGTTCACCAGGATGTCCAGGCCGCCGAGGATGTCGTTCGCGGCGACCACCGCGTTCTCCCAGTCGCCGTCGTCGGTGATGTCGTGGGCGACGAAGCCGTTGCCGCCGCCGTACTCCTGGTCGAGTGCGTCGGCGACCGCCTTGCCGGCGTCCTTCTGGATGTCGCTGATCACGACTTTCGCGCCGGCCGCCGCGAGGGCTCGTGCCATGCCCTCGCCGAGACCCTGCGCGCCGCCGGTGACCAGGGCCTTGCGGCCGGAGAGATCGAGTGCGCCCATCTGAAGCTCCTTTGCTCGCACGGGTTGTTCACACTGTGCTCAGCCTTTTGACACTCGTCAAGACTTTGTTTGACAGTTGTCAAGAAAATTCGTCCGAGGGGACGCGCCCGGTCCGGCGCCGGGGTACTCTGACGCAACGACCCGAGAGTGAGGTGATTGCGATGGCGTCCACAGCCGAGGAGCGGCCCGCCCGCGTCTCCGGGATCGACAAGATCGAGCGCCGCCGCGTCGCGCTCGCGGAGTCCGCCCTGAAAACGCTCGGCGAGCTCGGGTACGCGCGTACCAGCCTGCGCGAGATCGCGAACAACTCCGAGTTCACGCACGGCGTCGTGCACTACTACTTCCGCGACAAGATCGACCTGATCAGCTACTGCGTGCGCTACTACAAGACCAAGTGCGCCCGGCGGTACGACGAGGTCGTGGAGACCGCGACGTCCGCGGAAGAGCTCGCGACCGGCTTCCTGGGCAAGATGACCCAGACGCTGGTCGAGGAGACCCCGATGCACAAGCTCTGGTACGACCTGCGCGCACAGAGCATGTTCGAGGACCAGCTCCGCCCGGACGTCGAGGAGATCGACAAGCTGCTCGAGGCGATGATCTGGCGGATCCTCTCCCGGTACGCCGACCTCACCGGCACGTCACCGTCCGTCGACGGGCCGACGGCGTACGCCCTGGTCGACGGCCTGTTCGAGCAGGCCGTCGTGGGCTACGCCGCCAACCCGGACAAGACCCCCGCACTGCTGACCGACCGCATCATGCAGGTCCTGCCGAAGCTGGTCGCGGCGTAGCTCCTACTCCGCTCCGCAGTCGACCTTGCAGAGGGTGTCGGTGAGGGTCAGGATCGCGCCGGGCTGGTCGGTGTCGGACTCTGTGGAGTACTCGACGGTCCAGGTGCCGGCGCTGGTCGTGCCGGCTGTTTTGCCGGACTGTTGCTTGAGCCAGTCGACGATCTGACCGCGTGGGTTCACATGCGCCAGCTCCAGCGCCTGTGGTGCGAAGGCGGTCAGTGCGGTGGCCGCCTCTCCTGCGGCGCCAGTTGCCTGCAAAGACAGCACTGCTGGGCGTGGCTGGGTGCCGAGCAGCACCTGTGCGGAGGTAGTGCCCTTGCTGCAGGTCTGGTACGCCTCGTCGGTGCTGCACTGGTACTGCTGGCCGGTGAACGCAGCCACGACCTGTGCCGGTGTGAGATCCGGCAGCTTTCCCTCTGGACCAGAGGGTGTGCTGTTGGCTTCAGCTGACGGTGCACTGGATGTACTCGGGCTGCTCCCCGACGCGGGCTGCTTGCTGCTGGAGCAGGCCGTCGTCCCGGCGAGCAGCACGGCGCAGGCGAGCGCTGCGCCGAGCCGGCGGTTCAGACCGGCACCTCGATCGCCGCGTCGAGCGCGATCGTGATCATCTCGGAGAACGTCGTCTGGCGTTCCTCCGCGGACGTCACCTCGTGCGTGATCAGGTGGTCCGACACGGTCATGATGCCGAGCGCGCGGCGGCCGAACTTCGCGGCCAGCGTGTAGAGCGCGGAGGCCTCCATCTCGATGCCGAGTACGCCGTACTCCGCGGTCCGCGAGACCAGGTCCGCGCGGTCGTTGTAGAACAG
This genomic interval carries:
- a CDS encoding ATP-dependent DNA helicase codes for the protein MTRVELRSTSELCDLLGIPFSDQQLAAITAPLAPGVIVAGAGSGKTTAMAARVVWLICTGQVQPEEVLGLTFTKKAANELDVRIREDLTKAGVLGSTLPKEQYPILAAHLRSNIPNWEPEEPGEPVVSTYHAFAGTLIAEHGLRLGLEPDSRVLADATRFQLAGRVVRRSAGPIRFASHHVPTLVNSLLALDGELADHLLRPDDIREHDDAVRLEVAAARKQTVEVRKLAETALKRGEILQLVEEYQTYKGERGVVDFADQMALGARLAEECPEVAAVERARYKVVLLDEYQDTSVSQRRMLTALFAAGDGRGHPVTAVGDPCQAIYGWRGASVANLDEFPSHFPQADGSPASRYVLSVNRRSGSRILAAANQHAAELYERHPGVIPLEAPDNAPEGAITVGLFETRSEEIEWVADAIVSAHRTRNRRWKDIGVLMRTNVDLSAVHEALIARKVPVEVVGLGGLLALPEVVDVVATLQAVNDLTANAAMLRILTGPRYRIGHRDLALLANRARMLADAGSHQADDLVSALDAAVAGMDSTEVSSLAEAVDDPGPLEYAPEALVRFKELSTELRELRAHAGEPLLDLVRRVISTIGLDVELTATPDHVDAGRRDHLAAFLDAVGNFVSTESDGSLDGLLAYLAAEEEYAAGLDLAVPSEADSVKLLTTHRSKGLEWPIVFVPTLVAKVFPSDRGRDKWTTNAKVLPWPLRGDADTLPDIHDLTNAGLKVFADECKDMNALEERRLGYVAFTRAKELLVATGHWWGPTQKRPRGPSSYLSALKQHAGERVVAWAEQPDLSDENPELAEQTQAPWPAPYDRDSFQRRLDSAALVQQARAEGPSPDAEESLLLDEQATVARWDSELERLLSEARESRSRKAYDVTLPVALSATQLMRLAKDPNGLAADLARPMPRKPNRAARFGTRFHAWVESYFGQQLLLDPDDLPGAADEDIVDDTDLTDLMDAFRDGPFGDTTPYEIEAPFALALDGRVIRGRIDAVYQVVRPDGSRGYDVIDWKTTRGETADPLQLAIYRVAWSELLNIPLTQITAAFYYVRTGDIIRPDSLPDKQQLTNLLNG
- a CDS encoding Uma2 family endonuclease yields the protein MEPLESGPYTLAYLDSAPDDGRRREIIDGGLYVTPGPSRIHQRAAAELHFQLKLASPGGLDIFQAPFDYQPTSERSLQPDVLVCGPGDTNPQHAERPLLLAVEILSPSSRMLDLLLKGGVYEQAGVRSYWILDPDKESLTVLELMDGAYVERDVVHGENIFDATMPFPVRIVPADLFRLH
- a CDS encoding Uma2 family endonuclease, coding for MPTAEATRDGRRYEIVDGRLLVTGPQPPAHHAAVIALMVQLKHACPPHLLVTDGSLPFRPTPTTTLRPDLLVCHRNAPVTDPPVLAVEVISPTTRTTDVVLKRLLYETHQIPSYWLLDPTSQELTVLELTPTGYTCQAVIQSEETHETTRPFPITLIPALLTK
- a CDS encoding IucA/IucC family protein; protein product: MDTWSVVNEALVRKALAEFTHERILSPVADGNEYVVGRFRFMARRYPLNHWDISSVVRDDGLPVDALEFITEFHEELGIRREMLPVYLEEISSTLASAAYKLSKPDLTAADLVGADFQTIEAAMTEGHPCFVANNGRLGFGLSDYLAYAPETGAGVQLTWIATRRDRTTVSCSSSLTFDELQRSELGADVLARFAAAADPGDYVYMPVHPWQWDNKTSITFAADIALRHIVHLGSTEDVYQPQQSIRTFFNRSDPARCYVKTALSVLNMGFMRGLSPSYMAATPAINDWVHAVVSNDLVFKRYGFSVLREIAAVGYHNRYYENATDTTSPYRKMLSALWRESPLPSLEPGERLATMASLLHVDRHGASLAAALVRASGLAPADWVRAYVDAYLIPLLHSFYAYELVFMPHGENLILVLRDAIPIRVVMKDIAEEIAVLSPSTEVPAEAERVRADVPDDEKLLSIFTDVFDCIFRFLAPLLDREGVLTVDEFWAVVASSIRDYQAATPELAEAFAKYDIFAPSFALSCLNRLQLRNNQQMVDLTDVAGSLQFVGTLDNPLPCG
- a CDS encoding GNAT family N-acetyltransferase, which codes for MPRALPEPTHRRFVAGLGTLSLRPFDLGADVRTLHSWVTQPYARYWGLLNASVADVHAEYQRIAATGHHRAFLGEHDGRPAFLMERYAPAHDPVGQVYDVAPGDVGMHVLVGPPVAPIAGFTGAVFETIMDSLFSDPLVDRVVVEPDVRNSKIQALNARMGFRKHSIVALPDKQAWLSFCTRDQYADALRMNEAG